From the genome of Silurus meridionalis isolate SWU-2019-XX chromosome 12, ASM1480568v1, whole genome shotgun sequence, one region includes:
- the LOC124394883 gene encoding LOW QUALITY PROTEIN: olfactory receptor 52K1-like (The sequence of the model RefSeq protein was modified relative to this genomic sequence to represent the inferred CDS: inserted 1 base in 1 codon) codes for MQLFPQNISYTTFKLNGFLTLGEWRSLLSIPYFXMFLLSTISNSIIIYLIASQKTLHSPMYVLIGFMGVVDLCWPILFVPSLLLNFLFNWNEITLVNCLIQMFCIHILGAFQSTVLVWMAIDRFFAICRPLYYHKYMEFQNFLKFIIVPLTRNIFLNIVMISLAGKLNFCQINEMDHCFCEHMGLVQLACGDTSVNNLIGLVSAFLIPTSDFLFITASYVIIFISVMKSGKAHLKAINTCITHIIVMTVNLAFALIAFMSYRIRNNLSPNFRVFLSTMYILFPSCFNPIVYGIRTTEIRKQFLKYLNDMKVLPQ; via the exons ATGCaactttttccacaaaatatttcatatacaaCTTTTAAGCTAAATGGTTTTTTGACCTTGGGAGAATGGAGATCCCTATTATCCATACCCTATT TTATGTTTTTACTATCTACTATATCAAActctattataatatatttaattgcatCTCAGAAAACTCTGCACTCTCCAATGTATGTACTAATTGGTTTCATGGGTGTTGTGGACTTGTGTTGGCCAATATTATTTGTACCAAGTTTGTTGctcaactttttatttaactggAATGAAATTACTCTAGTAAACTgtttaatacaaatgttttgCATACATATTCTTGGTGCATTTCAGTCTACTGTACTGGTGTGGATGGCAATTGATCGGTTCTTTGCAATATGCAGACCACTTTACTATCACAAATACATGGAATTTCAGAACTTTCTCAAGTTTATTATTGTCCCACTTACCAGAAATATATTCTTAAATATCGTAATGATCTCTTTGGCTGGGAAACTGAATTTCTGTCAAATTAATGAGATGGATCACTGTTTTTGTGAACATATGGGTTTGGTTCAGTTGGCATGTGGAGATACTTCTGTTAACAACCTAATTGGTCTTGTGTCTGCTTTTTTAATACCAAcatcagattttctttttattacagcatcctatgtaataatatttatttctgtcatGAAATCAGGAAAAGCCCACTTGAAGGCTATCAACACTTGTATTACACATATTATTGTCATGACAGTAAATTTAGCATTTGCCTTGATTGCTTTTATGTCATACAGAATAAGAAATAATTTATCTCCCAATTTTCGTGTCTTTTTAAGCACTATGTATATTCTGTTCCCAAGTTGTTTCAATCCAATTGTTTACGGCATAAGAACAACTGAAATAAGAAAACAGTTTCTTAAATATTTGAACGATATGAAAGTCTTACCACAGTAA
- the LOC124394884 gene encoding olfactory receptor 52K1-like — MADETRLKMEPILISVALHVYYFTLNGFLGLGEWRPILSIPYLLLFLLSTISNSILIYLIISRKALHSPMCVLIGLMAVVDLCLPIFFVPNMLLSFLFNWNGISLLGCLGQMFCIHVVGTFQSTILLWMALDRFFAICRPLYYHTYMKMPNCLKFIVFPVIRNILLIMIIVYWAGKLSFCATNTIDHCFCEHMALVQLACGDISMNNILGLLAVFLITTADVFLVIVSYLIILSYVLKTGKGSVKAINTCITHIIVMTVTATFALIAFMSYRIRNNFSPSNRVFLSTMYLLFPSCFNPIIYGVRTKEIREQFLKI, encoded by the exons ATGGCAGATG aaaccagactcaagatggaacccatcctcatctcgGTGGCACTGCATGTCTATTA CTTTACATTAAATGGATTTCTTGGTTTAGGTGAATGGCGACCCATTCTATCCATTCCTtatctgcttttgtttttattgtccaCAATTTCAAACTCTATactcatatatttaattatttctcgGAAGGCTTTGCACTCTCCTATGTGTGTACTAATTGGTCTTATGGCAGTTGTAGACTTGTGTTTACCAATATTTTTTGTACCAAATATGCTGCTTAGTTTCTTATTTAACTGGAATGGAATTTCTCTTTTGGGCTGTTTGGGGcaaatgttttgcattcatGTAGTTGGTACTTTTCAGTCTACTATACTGCTCTGGATGGCTTTGGACCGGTTCTTTGCTATATGCCGACCTCTTTATTACCATACATACATGAAAATGCCCAACTGTCTAAAGTTTATAGTTTTTCCAGTTATTAGAAACATTCTCTTAATTATGATAATAGTGTATTGGGCTGGAAAATTATCTTTTTGTGCAACAAATACAATAGATCACTGTTTTTGTGAACACATGGCATTGGTTCAGCTTGCTTGTGGAGATATTTCCATGAACAACATATTGGGGCTTCTAGCTGTTTTTCTTATAACAACAGCTGATGTTTTTTTGGTCAtagtttcatatttaataatactGTCTTATGTTCTAAAAACTGGCAAAGGTAGTGTAAAGGCTATTAACACTTGTATTACACACATAATTGTCATGACAGTTACTGCTACCTTTGCTTTAATTGCTTTTATGTCATACAGAATACGAAATAACTTTTCTCCCTCCAACCGTGTCTTTTTGAGTACAATGTACTTGCTCTTTCCAAGTTGTTTCAACCCAATTATTTATGGAGTACGaactaaagaaataagagaacagtttttaaaaata
- the or55e1 gene encoding olfactory receptor 52L1, whose amino-acid sequence MTEEVRGVNFTHTTFIFVGFPETFGYRHLLFLLFLLTYILVVVGNFLILFVIKNTKTLHTPMYILVSALALVDIIVPTAIVPAMLLSFLFELNEITLVGCLIQMFFTHFFSSVESTILLAMALDRYVAICNPLRYTTIMNYSMFGKLLLFTLVRSGTLMCTLVGLAASLTFCGSNIIHHCYCDHMALVSLACSSTAKNAAVGIAVIICFVGVDISVIFVSYVKILCVVLRAAAGEQRSKAIHTCSNHLIVMMCFYLIGSVTFLSRNLQIQIPVDVNTFLGVTYIVFPACINPIIYGVRTKEIRNALLKIFKIHANRIVTVKVSVVKF is encoded by the coding sequence ATGACTGAGGAAGTCAGAGGAGtaaacttcacacacacaacgtTTATTTTTGTTGGATTCCCAGAGACTTTTGGATACAGACACTTGCTTTTCCTGCTATTTTTGCTCACTTACATTTTAGTTGTTGTTGGgaattttttaatactttttgtaATCAAAAATACAAAGACACTTCACACACCAATGTACATACTTGTGTCTGCGTTAGCATTGGTTGACATCATTGTACCTACTGCCATTGTCCCAGCAATGCTTTTGAGCTTTTTGTTTGAGTTAAATGAAATAACTTTGGTTGGGTgtttaatacaaatgtttttcacTCACTTCTTTTCCTCAGTAGAGTCTACTATTCTTCTAGCAATGGCTCTTGATCGCTATGTAGCAATCTGTAATCCACTTCGTTACACAACAATTATGAACTACTCAATGTTTGGAAAACTGCTGCTTTTTACATTGGTCAGGAGTGGAACATTAATGTGCACTTTGGTTGGTTTGGCTGCATCTTTGACTTTCTGTGGATCAAATATCATACATCATTGTTACTGTGATCACATGGCTCTTGTTAGCCTAGCATGCAGTTCTACTGCAAAAAATGCTGCAGTTGGGATTGCTGTAATTATCTGTTTTGTTGGAGTTGATATATCTGTCATTTTTGTCTCTTACGTTAAAATCTTGTGTGTAGTGCTTAGGGCTGCAGCAGGTGAGCAAAGATCAAAAGCAATTCATACTTGTAGTAATCACTTAATTGTcatgatgtgtttttatttgatagGAAGTGTTACTTTTCTCTCACGAAATCTTCAAATTCAAATTCCAGTTGATGTTAATACCTTTCTGGGTGTCACTTATATAGTTTTCCCAGCATGTATAAATCCAATTATCTACGGTGTCAGAAccaaagaaataagaaatgcactgttaaaaatatttaagataCATGCAAATAGAATTGTTACAGTAAAGGTTTCAGTTGTCAAGTTCTGA